In Brassica rapa cultivar Chiifu-401-42 chromosome A06, CAAS_Brap_v3.01, whole genome shotgun sequence, a single window of DNA contains:
- the LOC117126117 gene encoding uncharacterized protein LOC117126117: protein MRKNITPSSVIYDPCAPVDLARLEKLKQHIKAIPPKPPAPKDKPVEPSADHESDFYSILMHERPWPDKEYGWVFDNHIAAYMNVLIQRSMRDPTPFWSKRIGFIDPWLLSSWASLDYRQFRMKPASFKFKDSGYEALVNGRFPEEFTTNLKWYADVDHVYGCLQTGGNHWVAFHVDLIKEKIDCYDPIYGESTPESEQKMLNAFRPLLEMLPWMLNELIPADLRKHSRKRFAFRRRSKRYIPQNNIIGDCGVYSLKFVECLALSVTFDGINDSNIQGLRVKMAADILEEGGNVGMNNLFS, encoded by the exons ATGAGGAAGAACATTACACCTTCATCAGTAATATACGACCCTTGCGCACCTGTTGATCTGGCGCGACTGGAAAAACTGAAGCAACACATTAAGGCAATTCCACCCAAACCACCAGCACCTAAAGATAAACCAGTAGAACCCTCAGCTGATCATGAGAGTGACTTCTACAGCATACTCATGCATGAAAGACCGTGGCCTGACAAAGAATATGGATGGGTGTTTGATAAT CATATCGCTGCGTATATGAACGTCCTCATACAAAGGTCCATGCGAGATCCCACTCCATTCTGGTCCAAGCGGATTGGTTTCATAGACCCTTGGTTGTTAAGTTCTTGGGCTTCCCTCGATTACAGGCAGTTCAGGATGAAACCTGCTTCGTTCAAGTTCAAAGACAGTGGTTATGAAGCGTTGGTAAACGGGAGATTCCCCGAAGAATTTACAACAAACTTGAAGTGGTATGCAGATGTGGATCACGTGTACGGATGTCTTCAAACCGGCGGTAATCACTGGGTGGCGTTTCACGTGGATCTGATCAAAGAGAAGATAGATTGCTACGATCCAATCTATGGAGAGTCAACACCCGAAAGTGAGCAAAAAATGCTAAATGCTTTTAGACCTCTACTGGAGATGCTTCCCTGGATGTTGAATGAGCTTATTCCTGCCGATCTCCGAAAGCATTCTAGGAAGAGGTTCGCATTCAGACGGAGGAGCAAAAGATACATTCCACAAAACAACATCATAGGTGATTGTGGGGTTTATTCGTTGAAGTTTGTGGAGTGTCTAGCGCTTAGTGTAACTTTTGATGGCATAAACGATAGTAATATTCAAGGGTTACGGGTGAAGATGGCAGCAGATATCCTCGAGGAAGGAGGAAATGTTGGAATGAACAATTTGTTTTCATAA
- the LOC117126221 gene encoding uncharacterized protein LOC117126221, producing MDVSQVEPRDYPPRLYPSNLEGKDINHNFRAGHFPHIKETIGLDVWEELVNSPIGVVARLLSRESIWSGRTVHYLLCRQLRVHKKEIWSVVADDVIRFSLLEFGEITGLNAGPLPTENFEPDQYKEFWEELKVPLGMGPKYDELKAALEFCPGWSFEKRKWLGMLFLQAMGLYCLHHNSRIPFQSAIRVFDDEAMRSYPWGRTAFEVLVDSLKTLSPDGKSYTVSGMKDVLLVWAYESIVCFGEKFGRVVNNEDVPLLRWGGRRTRSSFDTVLSDEIKDHGEVRLRRMVMKESIEEMFPVWSDEPDDPQLVRLVEDIHAGRYVKGFWEVQRDEQGKGNEKKKKKKTKGVSSEAEPSTKKQKKEAAETRKGSSEEEAVLDKATLTNLVSALQNISAKFDAYDFDRNRPVMDEKTLDNVVKAVVQQSLKVLGERKIPDNDAKLSSAGVEKSLSVTSSPRRRSPPEKSDKSPVVEPQAQEEKSVKTPVTEPRQQKKPVKSPEPPQQKEKAVKSPVPPQRKEKAVKSPVPAQQKQQKSVKSPALAETPAKKNAELEKDTVVRRILGDDFNETDFISVSPAKITKDAKDGKDANVPAYGRGLRGKAKRTVTVKDEAIEDKKKAQRAEAALKRKEKQEAKKKENEEKKQKRKAAELQKKQEAGLQKKKKEDEAELQKKKKRLSYRRRRKKKRLSYSGLRNVL from the exons ATGGATGTTAGTCAAGTCGAACCACGTGATTACCCTCCAAGACTTTACCCTTCTAACCTAGAAGGTAAAGATATCAATCATAATTTCCGTGCAGGACATTTCCCCCACATTAAAGAAACAATAGGACTCGATGTGTGGGAAGAACTGGTGAACTCTCCCATTGGAGTAGTTGCTAGGCTACTTTCACGCGAAAGCATTTGGTCTGGTAGGACCGTACACTATCTGCTATGTAGACAGCTGCGAGTGCATAAAAAGGAGATATGGTCTGTTGTGGCTGATGATGTTATCAGGTTTAGCTTGCTCGAGTTTGGTGAGATCACTGGGTTAAACGCAGGTCCATTGCCAACAGAAAATTTTGAACCTGATCAATACAAAGAGTTTTGGGAGGAGTTGAAGGTGCCGCTTGGGATGGGACCCAAGTATGATGAGCTGAAGGCAGCATTAGAGTTCTGTCCTGGTTGGAGTTTTGAAAAGCGTAAGTGGTTGGGGATGTTATTTCTTCAAGCCATGGGACTGTACTGTTTGCATCACAATTCAAGGATACCCTTTCAAAGTGCAATAAGGGTATTCGACGATGAAGCCATGAGGTCGTATCCATGGGGTCGGACTGCATTCGAAGTTCTTGTTGACTCTCTGAAAACACTGTCTCCAGATGGAAAGTCATACACAGTAAGCGGCATGAAGGACGTTTTATTGGTTTGGGCGTATGAGTCCATCGTCTGTTTCGGTGAGAAGTTTGGGAGAGTGGTCAACAATGAAGACGTTCCTCTTTTGCGATGGGGTGGAAGGCGTACACGTTCAAGTTTTGATACTGTCTTGTCTGACGAAATCAAAGATCATGGCGAG GTCCGTTTGAGGAGAATGGTTATGAAGGAGTCAATTGAAGAGATGTTTCCTGTATGGTCGGATGAACCTGACGACCCACAACTCGTTAGGTTGGTAGAAGACATACACGCAGGTAGATACGTGAAAGGTTTCTGGGAAGTACAGAGGGATGAGCAGGGGAAGgggaatgagaagaagaagaagaagaaaacgaagGGAGTTTCATCAGAAGCTGAGccatcaacaaagaagcagaagaaagaagCTGCTGAAACGAGAAAGGGTTCTAGCGAGGAGGAAGCTGTATTGGACAAAGCGACTCTGACGAATCTTGTGAGTGCTCTGCAGAATATTTCAGCAAAATTTGACGCTTACGATTTTGACCGGAACCGGCCAGTGATGGACGAGAAGACCCTAGATAACGTGGTGAAAGCTGTAGTGCAGCAGAGTCTGAAAGTTTTGGGGGAAAGGAAAATTCCCGACAACGATGCTAAACTCTCCTCCGCCGGCGTAGAAAAATCTTTATCGGTGACATCATCACCTCGTAGGAGGTCGCCACCGGAAAAGTCGGACAAAAGTCCAGTGGTAGAACCGCAGGCACAGGAGGAGAAGTCTGTAAAAACTCCAGTGACAGAACCGCGGCAGCAGAAAAAGCCTGTCAAAAGTCCAGAGCCGCCGCAGCAGAAAGAGAAGGCTGTCAAAAGTCCAGTGCCGCCGCAGCGGAAGGAGAAGGCTGTCAAAAGTCCGGTACCGGCGCAGCAGAAACAGCAGAAGTCAGTCAAAAGTCCAGCGTTAGCTGAGACCCCTGCAAAGAAGAATGCGGAGCTTGAGAAGGATACAGTGGTGAGAAGGATTTTGGgtgatgattttaatgaaaCTGATTTCATCAGTGTTTCTCCTGCAAAGATTACTAAGGATGCTAAGGATGGTAAAGATGCCAACGTTCCAGCCTATGGACGCGGCTTACGGGgcaaggccaagcgtactgtTACTGTAAAGGATGAGGCTATCGAGGATAAGAAAAAAGCACAGCGGGCAGAGGCTGCGttgaagaggaaggagaagcaagaggctaagaaaaaagagaacgaggagaagaaacagaagagaaaagcggctgagttacaaaagaaacaagaggctgggttacagaagaaaaagaaggaagaCGAGGCtgagttacagaaaaaaaagaagaggctgagttaccgaagaagaagaaagaagaagaggctgAGTTACAGCGGACTGAGGAATGTGTTGTGA
- the LOC108871159 gene encoding uncharacterized protein LOC108871159 isoform X1, with translation MPPSKLLRFSQILIPMEPTRNSSSSTERTSGKKTVVSSASAKPNGKSIVVSSASAKPNGKSIASSATAMTPSAHASVGTANPMNPEATTGLSSAHRDQVMLFRDVSLGPQEAELRFRLIHLWEARNPNTKILIGQEMLLIDEEGTVIQGFVPAGRVGTFDLSAGSVYKLTNFFGSRSKIQYRVADHSATVSFSWNSSLSVFENPPVLFPVDRFRFHSYDEFRANCDSKGDLYDYVGHMKLVNGQTISEHMVLDEADIAEKRHLCVHVQALDGPVMKLYLWDQAASDFCQKFKSYGGTPSVLLVTTVNPKHLGGTLAITSMSSSRVFMDSDVQPSKDYLEWLNSNAEIANSVAAEVVTKPEAVTLEELFTYIKQETSKVQYFFIFLMFLNTFACAWELMRFILISTMKVAWFECTATIDDVVRGSPWYYISCGGCNSKAFKGHTSMICNNKKCWKTEITGVPQYLTKISVYDKSEQAVFVILGDAGKELSGKHAAELVATYFESNEGVGADHCVPIPQALLDTIGQTRKFIVKVSDHNFSGKTQTITVTKILPLAVALPATSEEPGASSGFGNSAGDRARKAAEILEADEAKRCKSG, from the exons ATGCCTCCATCAAAGCTGTTACGATTCTCTCAAATACTCATCCCGATGGAGCCTACCCGTAACTCTTCATCCTCCACCGAACGCACGTCCGGCAAGAAGACCGTCGTCTCCTCTGCGTCTGCTAAGCCAAACGGAAAGTCTATTGTCGTCTCCTCTGCGTCTGCTAAGCCAAACGGAAAGTCTATTGCTTCCTCTGCGACTGCGATGACTCCTAGCGCGCATGCGTCTGTTGGAACCGCCAACCCGATGAACCCTGAAGCTACCACCGGTCTCTCATCCGCTCATCGCGACCAAGTGATGTTGTTCAGGGATGTTTCGCTGGGCCCACAGGAGGCCGAGTTGAGGTTCCGGCTGATTCACTTATGGGAGGCTCGAAATCCAAATACCAAAATTCTCATTGGTCAAGAGATGCTCCTTATCGACGAAGAG GGAACTGTTATTCAGGGTTTTGTTCCGGCTGGTCGTGTAGGAACATTTGATCTCTCAGCTGGTTCCGTCTATAAGTTGACCAACTTTTTCGGATCCAGAAGCAAAATTCAGTATCGGGTTGCTGATCATAGCGCCACCGTTTCATTCTCTTGGAATTCTTCTTTGTCGGTCTTTGAGAATCCTCCGGTTCTCTTTCCAGTAGATAGGTTCAGGTTCCACAGCTACGATGAGTTTAGGGCCAACTGTGACTCCAAGGGTGATCTTTATG ACTATGTTGGCCACATGAAGCTGGTGAATGGGCAAACTATCTCTGAACACATGGTTCTTGACGAAGCTGATATAGCAGAGAAACGGCATCTGTGTGTTCATGTTCAGGCACTTGA CGGACCAGTGATGAAGCTCTATCTATGGGACCAGGCTGCATCCGACTTCTGCCAGAAATTCAAATCGTATGGAGGGACTCCAAGCGTTCTTCTGGTCACCACAGTGAATCCTAAGCATCTTGGAG GAACCCTTGCTATCACTTCTATGTCCTCATCTCGAGTGTTCATGGATTCCGACGTCCAGCCTAGCAAGGACTATCTCGAATG GTTGAATTCTAACGCAGAAATTGCTAATAGTGTTGCTGCTGAGGTTGTCACTAAGCCGGAGGCAGTGACTCTTGAGGAGCTATTCACCTACATCAAGCAAGAAACTTCAAAggtacaatatttttttatttttttaatgtttttaaatacgTTTGCATGTGCATGGGAACTAATgaggtttattttaatttccacGATGAAGGTCGCTTGGTTTGAATGCACGGCAACAATAGATGATGTTGTCCGGGGTTCTCCTTGGTATTACATTTCTTGCGGTGGATGTAATAGCAAGGCTTTCAAAGGTCATACCTCTATGATTTGCAACAATAAGAAGTGTTGGAAGACTGAGATCACAGGCGTTCCTCA GTACCTCACAAAGATATCAGTTTATGATAAGAGTGAGCAAGCAGTTTTTGTCATTCTTGGCGATGCTGGCAAGGAGCTGAGTGGGAAACATGCTGCAGAATTGGTTGCTACTTATTTTGAG TCTAATGAAGGAGTTGGAGCTGATCATTGTGTGCCGATCCCGCAAGCTTTACTTGACACGATAGGCCAGACTCGCAAATTCATCGTCAAAGTCTCGGATCACAATTTCTCAGGCAAGACTCAGACCATAACTGTAACGAAGATACTCCCACTGGCAGTTGCACTTCCAGCAACATCCGAGGAACCTGGTGCTTCCAGTGGCTTTGGAAACTCTGCGGGTGATAGGGCTAGAAAAGCAGCTGAGATTCTTGAGGCAGATGAGGCCAAGCGGTGCAAGAGTGGCTGA
- the LOC108871159 gene encoding uncharacterized protein LOC108871159 isoform X2, translating to MPPSKLLRFSQILIPMEPTRNSSSSTERTSGKKTVVSSASAKPNGKSIVVSSASAKPNGKSIASSATAMTPSAHASVGTANPMNPEATTGLSSAHRDQVMLFRDVSLGPQEAELRFRLIHLWEARNPNTKILIGQEMLLIDEEGTVIQGFVPAGRVGTFDLSAGSVYKLTNFFGSRSKIQYRVADHSATVSFSWNSSLSVFENPPVLFPVDRFRFHSYDEFRANCDSKGDLYDYVGHMKLVNGQTISEHMVLDEADIAEKRHLCVHVQALDGPVMKLYLWDQAASDFCQKFKSYGGTPSVLLVTTVNPKHLGGTLAITSMSSSRVFMDSDVQPSKDYLEWLNSNAEIANSVAAEVVTKPEAVTLEELFTYIKQETSKVAWFECTATIDDVVRGSPWYYISCGGCNSKAFKGHTSMICNNKKCWKTEITGVPQYLTKISVYDKSEQAVFVILGDAGKELSGKHAAELVATYFESNEGVGADHCVPIPQALLDTIGQTRKFIVKVSDHNFSGKTQTITVTKILPLAVALPATSEEPGASSGFGNSAGDRARKAAEILEADEAKRCKSG from the exons ATGCCTCCATCAAAGCTGTTACGATTCTCTCAAATACTCATCCCGATGGAGCCTACCCGTAACTCTTCATCCTCCACCGAACGCACGTCCGGCAAGAAGACCGTCGTCTCCTCTGCGTCTGCTAAGCCAAACGGAAAGTCTATTGTCGTCTCCTCTGCGTCTGCTAAGCCAAACGGAAAGTCTATTGCTTCCTCTGCGACTGCGATGACTCCTAGCGCGCATGCGTCTGTTGGAACCGCCAACCCGATGAACCCTGAAGCTACCACCGGTCTCTCATCCGCTCATCGCGACCAAGTGATGTTGTTCAGGGATGTTTCGCTGGGCCCACAGGAGGCCGAGTTGAGGTTCCGGCTGATTCACTTATGGGAGGCTCGAAATCCAAATACCAAAATTCTCATTGGTCAAGAGATGCTCCTTATCGACGAAGAG GGAACTGTTATTCAGGGTTTTGTTCCGGCTGGTCGTGTAGGAACATTTGATCTCTCAGCTGGTTCCGTCTATAAGTTGACCAACTTTTTCGGATCCAGAAGCAAAATTCAGTATCGGGTTGCTGATCATAGCGCCACCGTTTCATTCTCTTGGAATTCTTCTTTGTCGGTCTTTGAGAATCCTCCGGTTCTCTTTCCAGTAGATAGGTTCAGGTTCCACAGCTACGATGAGTTTAGGGCCAACTGTGACTCCAAGGGTGATCTTTATG ACTATGTTGGCCACATGAAGCTGGTGAATGGGCAAACTATCTCTGAACACATGGTTCTTGACGAAGCTGATATAGCAGAGAAACGGCATCTGTGTGTTCATGTTCAGGCACTTGA CGGACCAGTGATGAAGCTCTATCTATGGGACCAGGCTGCATCCGACTTCTGCCAGAAATTCAAATCGTATGGAGGGACTCCAAGCGTTCTTCTGGTCACCACAGTGAATCCTAAGCATCTTGGAG GAACCCTTGCTATCACTTCTATGTCCTCATCTCGAGTGTTCATGGATTCCGACGTCCAGCCTAGCAAGGACTATCTCGAATG GTTGAATTCTAACGCAGAAATTGCTAATAGTGTTGCTGCTGAGGTTGTCACTAAGCCGGAGGCAGTGACTCTTGAGGAGCTATTCACCTACATCAAGCAAGAAACTTCAAAg GTCGCTTGGTTTGAATGCACGGCAACAATAGATGATGTTGTCCGGGGTTCTCCTTGGTATTACATTTCTTGCGGTGGATGTAATAGCAAGGCTTTCAAAGGTCATACCTCTATGATTTGCAACAATAAGAAGTGTTGGAAGACTGAGATCACAGGCGTTCCTCA GTACCTCACAAAGATATCAGTTTATGATAAGAGTGAGCAAGCAGTTTTTGTCATTCTTGGCGATGCTGGCAAGGAGCTGAGTGGGAAACATGCTGCAGAATTGGTTGCTACTTATTTTGAG TCTAATGAAGGAGTTGGAGCTGATCATTGTGTGCCGATCCCGCAAGCTTTACTTGACACGATAGGCCAGACTCGCAAATTCATCGTCAAAGTCTCGGATCACAATTTCTCAGGCAAGACTCAGACCATAACTGTAACGAAGATACTCCCACTGGCAGTTGCACTTCCAGCAACATCCGAGGAACCTGGTGCTTCCAGTGGCTTTGGAAACTCTGCGGGTGATAGGGCTAGAAAAGCAGCTGAGATTCTTGAGGCAGATGAGGCCAAGCGGTGCAAGAGTGGCTGA
- the LOC103874702 gene encoding HIPL2 protein: MAKTNQAITIFLHICLLLLLLLSSTTSHPLCSDSKTQVNTNQTLEFCDSYSGKTCCNSKDDLELQNRFNSMNISDSNCSSLLKSVLCAKCDQFSGQLFGNETSPIPILCNTTSQDLCSKLWDTCQNISIVSSPFSPTLLGGATSPSTPSTLTDLWKSQTEFCTAFGGPEKTNNNNTTKCFNGEPVNQETDLKPPQGICVEKIGTGSYLNMVAHPDGSNRAFFSNQPGKIWLGTIPDQDSGEAMELDESTPFVDITDQVSFDTQFGMMGMAFHPKFAENGRFFASFNCDKVKSPGCTGRCACNSDVNCDASKLPKDDGDQPCRYQTVVAEYTANGTSSSPSTAKTGKASEVRRIFTMGLPYSSSHGGQILFGPDGYLYLMTGDGGGVSDTHNFAQNKKSLLGKILRLDVDVMPSVSEISQLGLWGNYSIPKSNPFQGNADEQGEIYALGLRNPWRCSFDSERPEYFLCADVGKDTYEEVDIITMGGNYGWRIYEGPYVFSPLSPFGENVSEISNLTFPILGYNHSEVNKHEGSASIIGGYFYRSNIDPCSYGTYLYADLYANAMWAAIESPEGSGNFTDSQIPFKCSQDSPVKCTAAPGGADSGPALGYIYSFGQDNNKDIHLLTSSGVYRIVRPSRCNFACSKENTTASRGKQSPNGAGPPQSLPSSARNHCFSVFLSLLLLMLSMCLTVLKW; this comes from the exons ATGGCAAAAACAAACCAAGCCATCACTATCTTTCTTCATATCTGTTTACTTCTTCTGCTTCTACTCTCTTCAACAACTTCTCATCCTCTTTGCTCAGATTCAA AGACTCAAGTCAACACCAACCAGACACTTGAGTTCTGCGATtcctactcaggaaaaacttGCTGCAACTCCAAAGATGATCTTGAATTACAGAATCGTTTCAACTCCATGAACATCTCTGACTCAAACTGTTCTTCCCTTCTCAAATCCGTTCTCTGTGCT AAATGTGATCAATTCTCTGGACAACTGTTTGGTAATGAAACTTCTCCAATTCCAATTCTATGCAACACAACTTCTCAAGACTTATGCTCAAAGCTATGGGACACATGTCAGAACATCTCCATCGTCTCTTCTCCCTTTAGTCCCACTCTACTAGGCGGTGCTACTTCCCCTTCAACCCCCTCAACGTTAACGGATCTCTGGAAATCACAAACCGAGTTCTGTACCGCCTTTGGTGGACCAGAAaaaaccaacaacaacaacacaaccAAATGCTTCAATGGTGAACCGGTTAACCAAGAAACTGATCTAAAGCCGCCTCAAGGGATATGTGTTGAGAAGATAGGAACCGGGTCTTACCTCAACATGGTAGCTCATCCTGACGGTTCAAACCGAGCCTTCTTCTCTAACCAACCTGGTAAGATCTGGTTAGGTACAATACCGGATCAAGACTCAGGTGAAGCGATGGAACTCGACGAGTCAACTCCTTTTGTTGACATAACGGATCAAGTTAGTTTCGATACACAGTTTGGTATGATGGGGATGGCGTTTCATCCTAAGTTCGCAGAGAACGGGAGGTTCTTCGCGTCTTTTAACTGTGATAAAGTCAAGTCTCCTGGATGCACTGGTCGTTGTGCTTGTAACTCTGATGTAAACTGTGATGCCTCTAAGCTTCCTAAAGACGACGGTGACCAGCCTTGCCGTTATCAGACCGTTGTGGCTGAGTATACCGCAAACGGTACTTCCTCAAGCCCTTCAACG GCAAAGACTGGTAAGGCATCTGAAGTGAGGAGGATTTTCACAATGGGACTTCCTTATTCGTCGTCTCACGGTGGTCAGATTCTCTTTGGACCTGATGGGTATTTGTATCTCATGACTGGTGATGGAGGAGGAGTTTCAGATACTCACAACTTTGCACAGAACAAGAAGTCTTTGCTTGGCAAAATCTTGAGGCTTGATGTTGATGTTATGCCAA GCGTGTCTGAAATCTCTCAGCTTGGTTTATGGGGAAACTACTCTATCCCAAAGAGCAACCCTTTCCAAGGCAATGCAGATGAACAGGGTGAGATTTATGCTTTAGGGCTTCGAAACCCGTGGCGTTGCAGCTTTGATTCCGAGAGACCGGAGTACTTCTTGTGTGCAGATGttggaaag GATACATATGAAGAAGTTGATATCATAACAATGGGTGGAAACTATGGCTGGAGAATCTATGAAGGACCTTATGTTTTCTCTCCTTTATCGCCTTTCGGAGAGAATGTTTCTGAGATCTCTAACCTGACTTTTCCTATTCTTGGTTACAACCACTCCGAAGTTAACAAACATGAAGGATCTGCTTCCATTATTGGTGGTTACTTCTATCGTTCCAACATTGACCCTTGCTCTTACGGCAC GTACTTGTATGCAGATCTTTATGCAAACGCGATGTGGGCAGCAATAGAATCACCAGAAGGTAGCGGTAACTTCACTGACTCTCAAATACCATTTAAATGCAGCCAAGATTCACCGGTGAAGTGCACGGCGGCACCAGGAGGAGCTGACTCAGGACCTGCACTTGGTTACATCTACTCTTTTGGACAAGACAATAACAAGGACATACATTTGCTCACAAGCTCGGGTGTGTACAGAATTGTTCGTCCTAGCCGTTGTAACTTTGCTTGCTCCAAGGAAAATACTACTGCCTCTAGGGGAAAGCAGAGCCCCAACGGTGCTGGGCCTCCTCAGTCTCTACCTTCTTCTGCAAGAAATCACTGTTTCTCTGTATTTCTGTCATTATTGTTGTTGATGTTGTCTATGTGTTTAACTGTCTTAAAATGGTGA
- the LOC103874858 gene encoding uncharacterized protein At4g04775 yields the protein MSSSSSSSRSHTGRQTTGIHTRCWCGANLTTFGAQTKENLFRRFYRCEIGLKRKTENHLFKWVDEAIVDEINMVDAKHSQLKEDVDSYKIYTSKRLEIQAKHIEHTLHQLKILMDAKTDSCCTQDSPAFTTKSTLASPTVAATAYNPLTNIAVAAIALGTMAWIYARLTN from the exons ATGAGCTCATCCTCTTCCTCCTCACGGTCACATACAGGGAGACAAACAACTGGGATACACACACGTTGTTGGTGTGGAGCTAATCTGACTACATTCGGCGCGCAAACAAAGGAGAATCTTTTCCGCAGGTTCTATCGCTGCGAGATTGGGCTTAAG AGAAAAACCGAGAACCACTTGTTCAAGTGGGTGGACGAAGCCATTGTAGACGAGATCAACATGGTAGATGCAAAACACTCCCAACTGAAGGAAGATGTCGACTCTTACAAGATTTACACATCCAAACGTTTGGAAATCCAGGCCAAACACATCGAGCACACACTCCATCAACTCAAAATTCTAATGGATGCCAAGACCGACAGCTGTTGCACTCAGGACAGCCCTGCTTTTACCACAAAATCTACTCTTGCCTCCCCAACTGTGGCCGCTACTGCGTACAACCCATTGACCAACATTGCAGTCGCAGCCATTGCACTGGGAACAATGGCATGGATCTACGCTAGGTTGACCAACTAG